A single genomic interval of Spinacia oleracea cultivar Varoflay chromosome 6, BTI_SOV_V1, whole genome shotgun sequence harbors:
- the LOC110804487 gene encoding kinesin-like protein KIN-14I produces the protein MATSEALSFNVASVVEDVLQQHGGRPRGIDLDSRRAEAAAMRRYEAASWLRKNVGVVAARDLPAEPSEEEFRLGLRSGLILCNVLNKVQPGAVPKVVESPTDSALLPDGAALSAYQYFENVRNFLVAAENMGLPTFEASDLEQGGIPARVVNSVLALKSYHEWKQTGGTGVWKFSGNVKPVTTSVKQYVRTKSEPFTNSLIRNPSMNEKSLSALSHDIDTNKMSSSRSLSSLVQALLSDKKPEEVPQLVESVLSKVVEEFEQRMGSQSDMANQLRQATAKDFSASHGKKSFSKMSSDNLKVGDRSHALTKKQESTNGNHVSAEQLRSQMMKQQEIFDRQGRDVQELKLTLRTTKAGMQFIQTKFQEDLRNLGTHMYGLAQAASGYHKVLDENRRLYNEVQDLKGSIRVYCRVRPFLSGHSSYLSSIEHFEEGSITIKAPSKHGKGSKSFSFNKVFGPSATQAEVFSDMEPLIRSVLDGYNVCIFAYGQTGSGKTFTMSGPKDLTEQSQGVNYRSLGDLFYLAEQRKDTFRYDVAVQMIEIYNEQVRDLLVSDGLNKRLEIRNSSQNGLNVPEASLVPVSSTSDVIHLMNVGHRNRAVGATALNDRSSRSHSCLTVHVQGRDLSTGNVLRGCMHLVDLAGSERVDKSEVTGDRLKEAQHINKSLSALGDVIASLAQKNSHVPYRNSKLTQLLQDSLGGQAKTLMFVHISPEAEAVGETLSTLKFAERVATVELGAARVNKDGTDVKELKEQIASLKAALARKDAESVRSHQSGSSSPERYRGIVDGPSPLRSNQNGGNALFDANRHQQPIGDIANIEVFNKSASRQKRQSFDLDEMLKNSPPWPPVNSPGQNIGYDEKDLDSGEWVDKIMVKQDSLPKVSNRLCWETAGNGQTADSFYQKYFPDDSKLFSEQPYNMFSGSNQFEVSNADELDELDAATSDSSEPDLLWQFNHSKLPTLSNGIGLKSKKLDSRPAKSPELSKSMIPTICPSPSRKLPNGTPLPKSRRQQPTSAETKRRAGNRK, from the exons ATGGCGACGAGTGAAGCTTTGTCGTTTAATGTGGCGTCTGTTGTTGAAGATGTTCTTCAACAACACGGGGGCCGGCCCAGAGGTATTGATTTAGATTCCAGAAGAGCCGAAGCAGCTG CAATGAGAAGATATGAAGCAGCTAGTTGGCTTAGGAAAAATGTGGGGGTTGTCGCCGCTAGAGACCTGCCGGCGGAGCCCTCTGAAGAAGAGTTTAGGCTTGGTTTGAGAAGTGGATTGATCCTTTGCAATGTCCTTAACAAGGTCCAACCTGGAGCTGTGCCAAAG GTGGTGGAGAGCCCTACAGATTCTGCTCTTCTTCCTGATGGAGCAGCTTTATCAGCTTATCAGTACTTTGAAAATGTGAGGAACTTTCTTGTAGCAGCAGAAAATATGGGGCTTCCTACATTTGAGGCATCTGATCTCGAGCAA GGAGGGATACCGGCAAGGGTGGTGAATTCTGTTCTAGCTCTTAAGTCTTATCATGAATGGAAGCAGACCGGCGGAACTGGAGTCTGGAAATTTAGCGGAAATGTAAAACCCGTCACCACCTCCGTGAAACAATATGTGCGTACTAAATCGGAGCCTTTCACAAATTCCCTGATTAGGAACCCATCGATGAATGAGAAATCCCTGAGTGCCCTTTCTCATGACATTGACACTAACAAAATG TCAAGTTCTCGGTCCTTGAGTTCACTTGTACAAGCACTTCTATCGGATAAGAAGCCTGAAGAAGTTCCACAG TTAGTGGAATCAGTTCTTAGTAAGGTTGTGGAGGAATTTGAGCAACGCATGGGCTCTCAAAGTGATATG gCTAATCAACTAAGGCAAGCAACAGCAAAAGATTTTTCTGCATCACATGGGAAGAAGTCTTTTTCAAAGATGTCTTCTGATAACT TGAAGGTAGGAGATAGAAGCCATGCCTTGACCAAGAAGCAGGAGAGCACTAATGGCAATCATGTTAGTGCTGAACAATTGAGAAGTCAAATGATGAAACAACAAGAGATCTTTGATCGACAAGGAAGAGATGTCCAG GAGCTGAAACTCACCCTTCGCACAACGAAAGCTGGAATGCAGTTCATACAAACAAAATTCCAAGAGGATCTCCGCAATCTTG GTACACATATGTATGGCCTAGCTCAAGCAGCCAGTGGATATCACAAGGTTCTCGATGAGAATCGCAGGTTGTACAATGAAGTACAAGACCTCAAGG GAAGCATTAGAGTTTATTGTCGAGTGAGGCCCTTTTTAAGTGGGCATTCAAGCTATTTAAGTAGTATCGAACACTTTGAAGAAGGGAGTATTACCATCAAGGCACCATCTAAGCATGGAAAAGGTTCCAAATCATTCAGCTTTAATAAAGTTTTTGGTCCATCAGCAACACAGG CTGAAGTCTTCTCAGATATGGAGCCACTGATTCGTTCTGTGCTTGATGGTTACAATGTTTGTATATTTGCATATGGCCAGACAGGTTCTGGGAAAACATTTACTATG TCTGGACCGAAAGATCTCACGGAGCAGAGTCAAGGTGTAAACTACAGGTCTTTGGGTGACTTATTTTATCTCGCGGAGCAAAGGAAAGACACTTTTCGCTATGATGTTGCTGTCCAGATGATCGAGATTTACAATGAGCAAGTCAGAGATCTTCTTGTCAGTGATGGGCTGAATAAAAGAT TAGAAATTCGTAACAGTTCTCAGAATGGACTCAATGTACCAGAAGCAAGTCTTGTTCCAGTATCATCTACATCTGATGTCATTCATCTGATGAATGTTGGACATCGCAACAGAGCAGTTGGTGCGACGGCCCTGAATGACCGTAGTAGTCGTTCTCACAG TTGCTTGACTGTTCATGTTCAAGGGAGAGATTTGTCAACTGGCAATGTACTGCGTGGCTGTATGCATCTGGTTGACTTGGCAGGTAGTGAAAGGGTAGACAAATCGGAGGTGACCGGAGATAGGTTAAAAGAGGCGCAGCACATTAACAAATCTTTATCAGCTTTAGGAGATGTGATTGCTTCGCTTGCACAAAAGAACTCACATGTCCCATACAGGAATAGCAAATTAACACAATTGCTCCAAGATTCACTAG GAGGACAGGCCAAGACACTGATGTTTGTTCACATAAGTCCCGAAGCTGAAGCTGTTGGAGAGACTTTAAGTACACTTAAATTTGCCGAGAGGGTAGCCACTGTTGAACTTGGTGCTGCACGAGTAAACAAAGACGGTACAGACGTGAAGGAGCTCAAGGAGCAG ATTGCCAGTCTTAAGGCTGCCTTGGCAAGGAAGGATGCAGAATCTGTTCGTTCTCACCAATCAGGATCCAGCAGCCCAGAAAGATATAGAGGGATAGTTGATGGTCCTTCCCCCCTTCGTTCTAATCAAAATGGCGGAAATGCGTTGTTTGATGCAAATAGACATCAGCAACCAATCGGAGATATAGCCAATATCGAG GTCTTTAACAAGTCTGCATCAAGACAAAAAAGACAAAGCTTTGATCTTGACGAAATGTTGAAAAATTCACCTCCATGGCCCCCTGTAAATAGTCCTGGACAAAATATTGGATATGATGAGAAGGACCTTGATTCTGGTGAATGGGTAGATAAGATAATGGTGAAGCAAGATTCACTTCCGAAAGTATCAAACCGCTTATGCTGGGAAACAGCAGGAAATGGACAAACAGCTGATTCTTTCTACCAGAAATATTTCCCAGATGACTCCAAACTATTTTCAGAACAACCATATAACATGTTCAGTGGAAGTAATCAATTTGAAGTGAGTAATGCAGATGAGTTGGACGAGCTTGATGCTGCCACAAGCGATTCGTCTGAGCCAGATTTGCTCTGGCAATTCAATCATAGTAAACTCCCTACACTTTCAAATGGTATCGGGTTGAAGTCCAAGAAACTTGATTCCAGACCAGCTAAGAGTCCAGAATTGAG CAAGTCGATGATTCCCACAATATGCCCGTCGCCATCAAGAAAGCTACCAAACGGAACTCCGCTTCCTAAAAGTAGAAGGCAGCAACCAACATCAGCAGAAACAAAACGGAGAGCCGGAAATAGGAAGTAG
- the LOC110804476 gene encoding pathogenesis-related protein STH-21 has translation MGVFTCTLADITSPVAASRLFQALAIDNHNFVPKAVPHFVKSVEFLQGDSTAVGCVKQINFPDEAPFKYVKNRVDEIDAGNLYLKYTCIEGDVFPDTVESAVYEDKYEQTEGGTRCKMVAHYNMKGDNVMKNEDIEKAKEGIQKMFKAVEEYLVANPTAYA, from the exons ATGGGTGTATTCACATGCACATTGGCCGATATCACCAGCCCGGTCGCCGCGTCGCGGTTGTTCCAAGCTCTAGCCATTGACAACCATAACTTCGTCCCTAAGGCTGTGCCTCACTTCGTTAAATCTGTTGAGTTTCTTCAAGGTGACTCCACTGCTGTTGGATGCGTCAAACAGATCAATTTCCCCGACG AGGCTCCATTCAAATATGTGAAAAACAGAGTAGACGAGATCGATGCCGGTAACTTGTACCTCAAGTATACTTGTATCGAAGGAGATGTGTTTCCTGATACAGTAGAATCTGCTGTTTATGAAGATAAATACGAACAAACCGAAGGCGGAACACGGTGCAAGATGGTGgcacattacaacatgaagggTGATAATGTGATGAAGAATGAGGATATTGAGAAGGCCAAAGAAGGAATTCAAAAGATGTTTAAAGCAGTTGAAGAGTATCTTGTTGCCAACCCTACAGCCTATGCTTAA